The proteins below are encoded in one region of Aquisphaera giovannonii:
- a CDS encoding glycosyltransferase family 2 protein has product MPAAIDTETQALAREASPPCPRTSPRAGKAPVSVIVPVKNEAANLRLCLPALAWADEIFVVDSQSRDETESVAAEFGATVVQFHFNGTYPKKKNWALDSLPFRNEWVLIVDADEVVTPELAAEIARRIDSGEAEGYYLNSQYFFLGRRIRHCGYSECWNLRLFRHELGRYERMPDDTGGRAGDNEAHEHVELAGRALRLDHQLEHHAYPTIAAWVEKHNRYAVWEAAMYERFRDEPIPANIGRGKRFKRLLKKIYLRLPARPAVRFVYSYFLRLGFLDGRPGLVFCTLLAFYDFLCWANVYERKVTR; this is encoded by the coding sequence ATGCCGGCCGCCATCGACACCGAGACTCAGGCCCTCGCCCGCGAGGCGTCCCCCCCCTGCCCTCGCACGAGCCCCCGCGCCGGCAAGGCCCCGGTGAGCGTGATCGTCCCGGTGAAGAACGAGGCGGCGAACCTGCGGCTCTGCCTGCCGGCCCTGGCGTGGGCGGATGAGATCTTCGTGGTGGACAGCCAGAGCCGCGACGAGACCGAGTCGGTCGCGGCGGAGTTCGGCGCCACGGTCGTGCAGTTCCACTTCAACGGCACGTACCCGAAGAAGAAGAACTGGGCGCTCGACAGCCTGCCGTTCCGCAACGAGTGGGTGCTGATCGTGGACGCCGACGAGGTGGTCACGCCGGAGCTCGCCGCCGAGATCGCGCGGCGGATCGACTCGGGCGAGGCCGAGGGCTATTACCTGAACTCGCAGTACTTCTTCCTGGGCCGCCGGATCCGCCACTGCGGCTACTCCGAGTGCTGGAACCTCCGCCTCTTCCGCCACGAGCTGGGCCGCTACGAGCGGATGCCCGATGACACAGGTGGCCGCGCCGGCGACAACGAGGCCCACGAGCACGTCGAGCTCGCCGGCCGCGCCCTGCGGCTGGACCACCAGCTCGAGCACCACGCGTACCCGACGATCGCCGCCTGGGTGGAGAAGCACAACCGCTACGCCGTCTGGGAGGCCGCCATGTACGAGCGCTTCCGCGACGAGCCGATCCCCGCCAACATCGGCCGGGGCAAGCGCTTCAAGCGCCTCCTCAAGAAGATCTACCTCCGCCTCCCCGCCCGCCCCGCCGTCCGCTTCGTCTACTCGTACTTCCTCCGCCTCGGCTTCCTCGACGGCCGCCCCGGCCTGGTCTTCTGCACGCTGCTCGCCTTCTACGACTTCCTCTGCTGGGCCAACGTCTACGAGCGCAAGGTCACGCGGTGA
- the darG gene encoding type II toxin-antitoxin system antitoxin DNA ADP-ribosyl glycohydrolase DarG, giving the protein MWKRTEGNILEADVQALVNTVNTVGVMGKGIALQFKKAFPEMFEAYEAVCKAKTLRPGLMHVYDRGQMFNPRYIINFPTKRHWKGKSRIADIEAGLDALVEELTARDIKSVAIPPLGCGHGGLDWDEVRPLIEQAMDRVPEVEALIYAPKGAPEPAAIVNRTERPEMTPSRANMLRLLSEYCVLGYDLTLLEIQKILYFLQVAGEPLKLRFAKDRYGPYADNLRHVLHRFEGHFLVGFGDGRNSPRTPIRLFEEAVSEAVQVSERSSTPEQKDRVRRVFDLIEGFESPYGMELLASVHWVAAQEGVPSEPAAVVQAVHAWNDHKRKTMKPEHIHVAWNRLQDLGWLGRDTTSHDDRE; this is encoded by the coding sequence ATGTGGAAACGGACCGAAGGAAATATCCTCGAAGCCGACGTTCAGGCCCTCGTCAACACGGTCAACACCGTGGGGGTCATGGGCAAGGGGATCGCCCTCCAGTTCAAGAAGGCGTTCCCCGAGATGTTCGAGGCGTACGAGGCCGTCTGCAAGGCGAAGACGCTTCGACCCGGCCTGATGCACGTCTATGACCGGGGCCAGATGTTCAACCCGCGTTACATCATCAACTTCCCGACCAAGCGGCACTGGAAGGGGAAGTCCAGGATCGCCGACATCGAGGCCGGGCTGGACGCCCTGGTCGAGGAACTGACGGCCAGGGACATCAAGTCCGTCGCCATCCCCCCGCTCGGCTGCGGGCACGGCGGACTGGACTGGGACGAGGTGCGCCCTTTGATCGAGCAGGCGATGGACCGGGTGCCGGAAGTTGAGGCGCTCATCTACGCCCCCAAGGGGGCCCCCGAGCCCGCCGCCATCGTGAACCGGACCGAGAGGCCCGAGATGACCCCGAGCCGGGCCAACATGCTCCGGCTGCTGAGCGAGTATTGCGTCCTCGGCTACGACCTGACCCTCCTGGAAATCCAGAAGATCCTCTATTTCCTGCAAGTCGCCGGCGAGCCCCTTAAGCTGCGGTTTGCGAAGGATCGGTACGGCCCCTATGCCGACAATCTCCGGCATGTCCTGCACAGGTTTGAGGGCCACTTTCTCGTCGGCTTCGGCGACGGCCGGAACAGCCCCCGGACCCCCATCCGCCTCTTCGAGGAGGCCGTGAGCGAGGCCGTCCAGGTGAGCGAGCGGTCCTCGACGCCGGAGCAGAAGGACCGGGTCCGCCGCGTCTTCGACCTCATCGAGGGCTTCGAATCGCCGTATGGGATGGAGCTGCTGGCCAGCGTCCACTGGGTCGCCGCCCAGGAGGGCGTGCCCAGCGAGCCCGCCGCCGTGGTTCAAGCCGTCCACGCCTGGAACGACCACAAACGCAAGACCATGAAGCCCGAGCACATCCACGTGGCCTGGAACCGCTTGCAAGACCTCGGATGGCTCGGCCGGGATACCACAAGCCATGACGATCGGGAGTGA
- the darT gene encoding type II toxin-antitoxin system toxin DNA ADP-ribosyl transferase DarT, producing MPTLIHHITNIDNLARIVQTGGLWCDAERVRQRFECVGIAHESLKQRRGRTAVRDRTGRAIAAGGVLADYVPFYFANRSPMLYSIHRGNVVGYAGGQENVVYLVSTVETAVAGDRAWCFTDGHAVEAMTEFLIGAEHLNKIDWDTVRAWKWYNTPEDPDRKRRKQAEFLIHGSVPWTWIHRIGVVDQGRSQRVREIIAGAAHQPEVTIEPDWYY from the coding sequence TTGCCGACGCTGATCCACCACATCACGAACATCGACAACCTTGCCCGGATCGTCCAGACCGGCGGGTTGTGGTGTGATGCGGAGCGGGTCCGGCAGCGGTTCGAATGTGTCGGCATCGCCCACGAGAGCCTGAAGCAGAGGAGAGGACGAACAGCCGTGCGGGACCGAACCGGCCGGGCCATTGCCGCCGGGGGCGTCTTGGCGGACTACGTGCCGTTCTACTTCGCCAACCGCTCCCCGATGCTCTATTCCATTCATCGGGGCAACGTCGTGGGTTATGCTGGAGGGCAGGAGAACGTCGTCTATCTCGTCAGCACCGTCGAGACGGCCGTGGCGGGGGACCGAGCGTGGTGCTTCACCGACGGCCACGCCGTCGAGGCCATGACCGAGTTCTTGATTGGTGCTGAACACCTGAATAAGATCGATTGGGATACCGTCCGGGCGTGGAAGTGGTACAACACGCCCGAAGATCCCGATCGGAAGCGTCGCAAGCAGGCCGAGTTCCTCATCCACGGTTCCGTGCCGTGGACCTGGATTCATCGCATCGGCGTGGTTGACCAGGGGAGGTCGCAACGGGTTAGGGAGATCATCGCCGGAGCCGCACACCAGCCCGAGGTGACGATCGAACCGGACTGGTATTACTGA
- the carB gene encoding carbamoyl-phosphate synthase large subunit, producing the protein MPKRTDIHKILIIGAGPIVIGQACEFDYSGTQACKALREEGFEVVLVNSNPATIMTDPEMADRTYIEPITPEHIEQILAAERPDAVLPTLGGQTGLNVGMELEERGILAKYNCQLIGATAKAIRTAEDRALFKQAMEEIGLESARSRMAHTLDEARAIRDEIGLPCVLRPSFTLGGSGGGIAYNREEFDRMVAYALELSPVHSTLIEESVIGWKEYEMEVMRDAADNAVIICSIENFDPMGIHTGDSITVAPAQTLTDKEYQRMRDASLAILRKIGVETGGSNVQFAINPDDGRMIVIEMNPRVSRSSALASKATGFPIAKIAAKLAVGFRLDEIRNDITRETPACFEPTIDYVVTKVPRWAFEKFPDADPVLTTQMKSVGEVMAIGRTFKESLQKALRGLEVGRFGLGCDKKDLWGTPRQPSLDDLRPKLSIPNTERIWYIRYAFLAGMTVEEIHEITHIDPWFLANIEELIAVENKLRAARSVEEAPTELIRLAKQNGFSDRQLATLWETTEGQVRAERLRRGVRAVFKLVDTCAAEFEAVTPYYYSTYEQEDEARVGEKPRVMILGGGPNRIGQGIEFDYCCCQAAFALKADGYEVVMVNSNPETVSTDYDTSDSLFFEPLTVEDVLNIVDRIRPTGVIVQFGGQTPLNLARALEAAGVPIVGTSPESIDLAEDRERFRLVIEKLGLKQTPNASATRNDEARRIAERIGYPVVVRPSFVLGGRAMEIVYDEPSLDRYMTEAVEASPEHPILIDKFLEDATEVDVDAVCDGERTIVGGVMEHIEEAGIHSGDSACAIPPFSLPPAIVQGLKDQTYALAQALSVRGLMNIQFAVKDGEIYVLEVNPRASRTVPFVSKATGLNLAQAASRVQMGRSLEDQGITSEPVPAYVSVKEAVFPFAKFPGVDIVLGPEMRSTGEVMGIDTDFASAFAKSQLAAMSKLPASGTVFVSVARRDRQAVVPIARKLAALGFRLMGTSGTAEALSEHEIQIEPIRKIREGRPNLLDHLANGSIDLIVNTPSGKGARTDEGRIRASAVSHGVPCITTLAGARAAVAAMERLRHGTLKVYALQDLLKTSS; encoded by the coding sequence GTGCCCAAGCGTACCGACATCCACAAGATCCTCATCATCGGCGCGGGCCCGATCGTGATCGGCCAGGCGTGCGAGTTCGACTACTCGGGCACCCAGGCGTGCAAGGCGCTCCGGGAAGAGGGATTCGAGGTCGTCCTGGTGAACTCCAACCCGGCGACCATCATGACCGACCCGGAGATGGCCGACCGGACCTACATCGAGCCGATCACCCCGGAGCACATCGAGCAGATCCTCGCCGCCGAGCGCCCCGACGCCGTCCTCCCCACCCTCGGCGGCCAGACCGGCCTGAACGTCGGCATGGAGCTGGAGGAGCGCGGGATCCTCGCGAAGTACAACTGCCAGCTCATCGGCGCCACCGCCAAGGCGATCCGCACGGCCGAGGACCGCGCGCTGTTCAAGCAGGCCATGGAGGAGATCGGCCTGGAGAGCGCCCGCAGCCGGATGGCCCACACCCTGGACGAGGCCCGCGCCATCCGCGACGAGATCGGCCTGCCCTGCGTCCTGCGGCCCAGCTTCACGCTGGGCGGCTCCGGCGGCGGCATCGCCTACAACCGCGAGGAGTTCGACCGCATGGTCGCCTATGCGCTCGAGCTCTCCCCGGTGCACTCGACCCTCATCGAGGAATCCGTCATCGGCTGGAAAGAGTACGAGATGGAGGTGATGCGCGACGCCGCGGACAACGCCGTCATCATCTGCTCCATCGAGAACTTCGACCCGATGGGCATCCACACCGGCGACAGCATCACCGTCGCCCCCGCCCAGACCCTGACGGACAAGGAATACCAGCGGATGCGCGACGCCTCGCTCGCCATCCTCCGCAAGATCGGCGTCGAGACCGGCGGCTCCAACGTCCAGTTCGCGATCAACCCGGATGACGGCCGCATGATCGTCATCGAGATGAACCCCCGCGTCAGCCGCTCCAGCGCCCTGGCGAGCAAGGCGACCGGCTTCCCGATCGCCAAGATCGCCGCCAAGCTCGCGGTCGGCTTCCGCCTCGACGAGATCCGCAACGACATCACCCGCGAGACCCCCGCCTGCTTCGAGCCGACGATCGACTACGTCGTCACCAAGGTCCCGCGCTGGGCGTTCGAAAAATTCCCCGACGCCGACCCCGTCCTGACGACTCAGATGAAGTCCGTCGGCGAGGTCATGGCCATCGGCCGGACGTTCAAGGAGTCGCTCCAGAAGGCCCTGCGCGGCCTCGAGGTCGGCCGGTTCGGCCTCGGCTGCGACAAGAAGGACCTCTGGGGCACCCCGCGCCAGCCCAGCCTGGACGACCTCCGCCCCAAGCTCTCGATCCCCAACACCGAGCGGATCTGGTACATCCGCTACGCATTCCTCGCCGGCATGACCGTCGAGGAGATCCACGAGATCACCCACATCGACCCCTGGTTCCTCGCCAACATCGAGGAGCTCATCGCCGTCGAGAACAAGCTCCGCGCCGCGCGGTCGGTCGAGGAGGCCCCGACCGAGCTGATCCGCCTGGCGAAGCAGAACGGCTTCTCCGACCGCCAGCTCGCCACGCTCTGGGAGACCACCGAGGGGCAGGTCCGTGCCGAGCGGCTCCGCCGCGGCGTCCGCGCCGTGTTCAAGCTGGTGGACACCTGCGCGGCCGAGTTCGAGGCCGTCACGCCGTACTACTACTCGACCTACGAGCAGGAGGACGAGGCCCGCGTCGGCGAGAAGCCCCGGGTGATGATCCTGGGCGGCGGCCCGAACCGGATCGGCCAGGGGATCGAGTTCGACTACTGCTGCTGCCAGGCCGCGTTCGCCCTCAAGGCCGACGGCTACGAGGTCGTCATGGTCAACTCCAACCCCGAGACCGTCAGCACCGACTACGACACGTCGGACAGCCTCTTCTTCGAGCCCCTGACGGTCGAGGACGTGCTGAACATCGTCGACCGGATCCGGCCGACCGGCGTGATCGTCCAGTTCGGCGGCCAGACGCCCCTGAACCTGGCCCGGGCGCTCGAGGCGGCTGGCGTGCCGATCGTCGGGACGAGCCCGGAGAGCATCGACCTGGCGGAGGACCGCGAGCGGTTCCGGCTGGTGATCGAGAAGCTCGGCCTGAAGCAGACGCCCAACGCCTCGGCCACGCGGAACGACGAGGCCCGGCGGATCGCCGAGCGAATCGGCTACCCCGTGGTCGTGCGGCCGAGCTTCGTCCTGGGCGGCCGGGCGATGGAGATCGTCTACGACGAGCCCAGCCTGGACCGCTACATGACCGAGGCCGTCGAGGCCAGCCCGGAGCACCCGATCCTCATCGACAAGTTCCTGGAGGACGCCACCGAGGTGGACGTCGACGCCGTCTGCGACGGCGAGCGCACCATCGTCGGCGGCGTCATGGAGCACATCGAGGAGGCCGGGATCCACTCCGGCGACAGCGCCTGCGCCATCCCGCCCTTCTCTCTTCCCCCCGCGATCGTCCAGGGCCTGAAGGACCAGACCTACGCTTTGGCCCAGGCCCTGTCCGTGCGCGGACTTATGAACATCCAGTTCGCGGTGAAGGACGGCGAGATCTACGTCCTGGAGGTGAACCCCCGCGCCTCCCGCACGGTCCCCTTCGTCTCCAAGGCCACCGGCCTGAACCTCGCCCAGGCCGCCTCCCGCGTCCAGATGGGCCGTTCCCTGGAGGACCAGGGCATCACGAGCGAGCCCGTCCCCGCCTACGTCTCGGTGAAGGAAGCCGTCTTCCCATTCGCCAAGTTCCCCGGCGTGGACATCGTGCTCGGCCCCGAGATGCGGTCCACCGGCGAGGTGATGGGCATCGACACCGACTTCGCCAGCGCCTTCGCCAAGAGCCAGCTCGCCGCCATGAGCAAGCTCCCCGCCAGCGGCACCGTCTTCGTGAGCGTCGCCCGCCGCGACCGCCAGGCCGTCGTCCCGATCGCGCGGAAACTCGCCGCCCTCGGTTTCCGCCTGATGGGCACCTCCGGCACCGCCGAGGCCCTCAGCGAGCACGAGATCCAGATCGAGCCCATCCGCAAGATCCGCGAGGGCCGCCCCAACCTCCTGGACCACCTCGCCAACGGTTCCATCGACCTGATCGTCAACACCCCCAGCGGCAAGGGCGCCCGCACCGACGAGGGCCGCATCCGGGCCAGCGCCGTGAGCCACGGCGTCCCCTGCATCACCACCCTCGCCGGCGCCCGCGCCGCCGTCGCCGCCATGGAGCGCCTGCGGCACGGGACGCTGAAGGTGTATGCGTTGCAGGACCTGCTCAAGACGTCGTCGTAG
- a CDS encoding glycosyltransferase yields the protein MSTAPTLSDVLARRQRPQSRPRPAGSPGWLHLCNGLDPERDGGMVPSILGMTSAIRRGGDDVAIVTPTPSRIDASSLEPGLTLRGPEADLEAAVRGAGVVHMHGLWQGHTRRGARAARAAGVPYVITAHGMAEPWALRHKRLKKSVYLALVESRNLRRAACLHALSRPEIGHLRRLAPRTPVCFVPNGVDLSRFDGLPARAELEAEHPQLAGKFVLLFFGRLHLKKGLDLLADALRALAPEFPSLHVVLAGRDDGARAPFAQAVREAGLEDRVTAVGHVEGEAARRAWAAADAFVLPSYSEGFSMAILEALACRLPCLITNACHFPELAAAGGAVVAEPTSGDITRGLRTLLEMTPEERRRMGATGRRLVERDYTWDQQARRLSSVYRWLAGGGDRPDCVLP from the coding sequence ATGAGCACCGCGCCGACCCTGTCCGACGTCCTCGCCCGCCGCCAACGGCCGCAGTCGCGGCCGAGGCCCGCGGGCTCGCCCGGCTGGCTGCACCTCTGCAACGGCCTGGACCCCGAGCGCGATGGCGGCATGGTCCCGAGCATCCTGGGCATGACCTCGGCGATCCGACGCGGCGGCGACGACGTCGCGATCGTCACGCCGACGCCCTCGCGGATCGACGCCTCCTCGCTCGAGCCGGGCCTGACGCTGAGGGGCCCGGAGGCGGACCTCGAGGCGGCGGTCCGCGGCGCGGGCGTGGTCCACATGCACGGCCTCTGGCAGGGCCACACCCGCCGCGGCGCCCGCGCGGCGAGGGCCGCGGGCGTCCCCTACGTCATCACGGCGCACGGCATGGCGGAGCCGTGGGCGCTGCGGCACAAGCGGCTGAAGAAGAGCGTGTACCTGGCCCTCGTGGAGTCCCGGAACCTCCGCCGCGCGGCCTGCCTGCACGCCCTGTCCCGGCCCGAGATCGGCCACCTCCGCCGCCTCGCGCCGCGGACGCCGGTCTGCTTCGTCCCCAACGGCGTGGACCTCTCGCGCTTCGACGGCCTGCCCGCGCGGGCGGAGCTCGAGGCCGAGCACCCGCAGCTCGCGGGCAAGTTCGTGCTCCTCTTCTTCGGCCGGCTCCACCTCAAGAAGGGCCTCGACCTCCTGGCGGACGCGCTCCGCGCGCTCGCCCCGGAGTTCCCCTCGCTCCACGTCGTCCTCGCCGGCCGCGACGACGGCGCGCGGGCCCCGTTCGCGCAGGCCGTCCGCGAGGCCGGCCTGGAGGACCGCGTCACGGCCGTCGGCCACGTCGAGGGCGAGGCCGCCCGCAGGGCCTGGGCCGCGGCCGACGCGTTCGTCCTGCCCAGCTACAGCGAGGGCTTCAGCATGGCCATCCTCGAGGCCCTGGCCTGCCGCCTCCCCTGCCTGATCACCAACGCCTGCCACTTCCCCGAGCTGGCCGCCGCCGGGGGCGCTGTCGTCGCCGAGCCCACCTCCGGCGACATCACGCGAGGCCTGCGCACCCTCCTGGAGATGACCCCCGAGGAACGCCGGCGGATGGGCGCCACCGGCCGCCGCCTCGTCGAGCGCGACTACACCTGGGACCAGCAGGCCCGCCGCCTCTCGAGCGTCTACCGCTGGCTCGCCGGCGGCGGCGATCGGCCCGACTGCGTCCTGCCATAA
- a CDS encoding glycosyltransferase family 4 protein: MILAVCFTNFGPYHLARLRALAARVRERGGCLIAYEVAGNERLYPWRRRRGDEPFEWITLFPDRDLESIPPGECARAMLRALDRDEPDALGIVGYARPESMAAARWARRNRAAAVLMSETQAADHPRVWWKEMVKRRRVRLFGSALVGGPPHRDYLVSLGMPAGRIAMGYNAVDNDFYARLADDWRERPGGRDGLPAAPYFLSVCRFAPEKNLVRLVEAFARYREAAPRDAAWDLVLCGDGPQADAVSRAVDASGCGHAIHRPGFLQADGLARWYAFASAFVLPSLSEPWGLVVNEAAAAGLPLLVSDRVGAGATLVPEPEGTTGARFDPLDVEAIAHKLAWLASLPDDERLAMGRRAAGVVAAWGPDRFARGTLEAVELAMRRGRPSPQPEIGPLKTATRRDGLALVPGAASPFRSPPPAAGEG; this comes from the coding sequence ATGATCCTCGCCGTCTGCTTCACCAACTTCGGCCCCTACCACCTGGCGAGGCTGCGGGCCCTGGCCGCCCGCGTCCGGGAGCGGGGGGGCTGCCTGATCGCCTACGAGGTCGCCGGCAACGAGCGGCTCTACCCCTGGCGGCGCCGCCGCGGCGACGAGCCGTTCGAGTGGATCACCCTCTTCCCCGACCGCGACCTGGAGTCGATCCCGCCCGGCGAGTGCGCCCGCGCGATGCTCCGGGCCCTGGACCGCGACGAGCCCGACGCCCTGGGGATCGTCGGCTACGCCCGGCCGGAGTCCATGGCCGCGGCCCGCTGGGCCCGCCGCAACCGCGCGGCGGCCGTGCTCATGTCGGAGACCCAGGCGGCGGACCATCCCCGCGTCTGGTGGAAGGAGATGGTCAAGCGGCGTCGCGTCCGCCTCTTCGGCTCCGCGCTCGTCGGCGGGCCGCCGCACCGCGACTACCTCGTCTCCCTGGGCATGCCCGCGGGCCGGATCGCGATGGGCTACAACGCCGTGGACAACGACTTCTACGCCCGCCTCGCCGACGATTGGCGCGAGCGCCCCGGCGGCCGCGACGGGCTCCCCGCCGCGCCCTATTTCCTGTCGGTCTGCCGGTTCGCCCCGGAGAAGAACCTCGTCCGCCTGGTCGAGGCGTTCGCCCGCTACCGCGAGGCCGCCCCGCGCGACGCGGCCTGGGACCTGGTCCTCTGCGGCGACGGCCCCCAGGCCGACGCCGTGAGTCGCGCCGTCGACGCCAGCGGCTGCGGGCACGCCATCCACCGCCCGGGCTTCCTCCAGGCCGACGGCCTGGCCCGCTGGTACGCGTTCGCCTCCGCCTTCGTCCTGCCGAGCCTGTCCGAGCCCTGGGGCCTCGTCGTCAACGAGGCCGCCGCCGCCGGCCTCCCCCTGCTCGTCTCCGACCGCGTCGGCGCGGGGGCCACCCTCGTCCCCGAGCCCGAGGGCACCACCGGCGCCCGGTTCGACCCGCTCGACGTGGAGGCGATCGCCCACAAGCTCGCCTGGCTCGCCTCGCTCCCCGACGACGAGCGCCTCGCCATGGGCCGCCGCGCCGCCGGGGTCGTCGCGGCCTGGGGCCCCGACCGCTTCGCCCGCGGCACCCTGGAGGCCGTCGAGCTGGCGATGCGGCGCGGCCGCCCCTCTCCGCAGCCGGAGATCGGGCCGTTGAAAACGGCGACTCGACGGGACGGCCTCGCCCTCGTGCCAGGCGCGGCGAGCCCCTTCCGGTCCCCTCCCCCCGCCGCGGGGGAGGGTTAG
- a CDS encoding IS481 family transposase, which produces MPWKDVSLMSQRLEFVALAAAEGANVRELCRRFAISPKTAYKWIARHRDGGDDALADRPRRPASSPARCPGDLEAAVLRLRDDHPAWGGRKLRARLAAMGMAAVPAASTITAILRRHGRLEPAASAAATPWVRFEHDAPNRLWQMDFKGHFAAGAGRCHPLTILDDHSRYAVGLYACGDQREATVRRLLEATFRAHGLPERILCDNGSPWGPCGGEARHTGLTVWLLRLGVGVSHGRPFHPQTQGKDERFHRTLKAEVIQGRAFRDLEACRSGFEAWRETYNHRRPHEALGLAVPASRYRMSERPYPEAPPSWEYGPGDAVRKVACDGTISFRGRRSVLGKAFRGERVAVRPADADGSFGVYFGVHRVAGIDLRAHNDLH; this is translated from the coding sequence ATGCCCTGGAAGGATGTGTCGCTCATGTCCCAGCGCCTCGAGTTCGTCGCCCTGGCCGCCGCCGAGGGGGCCAACGTCCGCGAGCTGTGCCGCCGCTTCGCCATCAGCCCCAAGACCGCCTACAAGTGGATCGCCCGCCACCGCGACGGCGGCGACGACGCCCTGGCCGACCGCCCCCGCCGCCCGGCCTCCTCGCCGGCCCGCTGCCCGGGGGACCTCGAGGCCGCCGTCCTGCGCCTCCGCGACGACCACCCCGCCTGGGGCGGCCGCAAGCTCCGCGCCCGCCTCGCCGCCATGGGGATGGCGGCCGTCCCGGCCGCCAGCACCATCACCGCCATCCTCCGCCGCCACGGCCGGCTCGAGCCGGCCGCCTCCGCGGCGGCGACGCCCTGGGTGCGCTTCGAGCACGACGCCCCCAACCGCCTCTGGCAGATGGACTTCAAGGGCCACTTCGCCGCCGGGGCCGGCCGCTGCCACCCGCTGACGATCCTCGACGACCACTCGCGCTACGCCGTGGGCCTCTACGCCTGCGGCGACCAGCGCGAGGCCACGGTGCGCCGCCTCCTGGAGGCCACCTTCCGCGCCCACGGCCTGCCCGAGCGGATCCTCTGCGACAACGGCTCGCCCTGGGGCCCCTGCGGCGGCGAGGCGCGGCACACGGGCCTGACGGTGTGGCTGCTGCGGCTGGGCGTCGGAGTCAGCCACGGCCGCCCGTTCCACCCCCAGACCCAGGGCAAGGACGAGCGGTTCCACCGCACCCTCAAGGCGGAGGTCATCCAGGGGCGGGCCTTCCGCGACCTGGAGGCCTGCCGGTCCGGCTTCGAGGCGTGGCGCGAGACCTACAACCACCGGCGGCCGCACGAGGCGCTGGGGCTGGCGGTGCCGGCGAGCCGCTACCGCATGAGCGAGCGGCCCTACCCCGAGGCGCCCCCCTCGTGGGAGTACGGCCCCGGCGACGCGGTGCGGAAGGTGGCCTGCGACGGGACCATCAGCTTCCGCGGCCGCCGGTCCGTCCTGGGCAAGGCGTTCCGCGGCGAGCGCGTGGCCGTGCGGCCGGCCGACGCCGACGGCTCCTTCGGCGTCTACTTCGGCGTCCACCGGGTTGCCGGCATCGACCTCCGGGCGCACAATGACCTCCACTGA
- a CDS encoding Uma2 family endonuclease: MARVETLESQMTWTPERFWRAIDAGLFDDLGKVELIGGQLVATRAGSGPHGDVAINAEEALKAIIPADAWFVGREVTVDVAESVVVPDVMVARGPRKPRYRRRNPKIEELALAIEVADTTLARDRRLKVPFYLEAGVPIVWVVNVGESRIEVYTPAGSHDSPNVYGLKDSVPVTLDGVTLGEIAVATFFD; this comes from the coding sequence ATGGCCAGAGTCGAGACGCTCGAGTCGCAGATGACCTGGACGCCCGAGAGGTTCTGGCGGGCCATCGACGCCGGGCTATTCGACGACCTGGGCAAGGTCGAGTTGATCGGAGGCCAACTGGTCGCCACGAGGGCGGGAAGCGGGCCTCATGGGGACGTGGCCATCAATGCCGAAGAGGCCCTCAAGGCCATCATCCCGGCCGATGCCTGGTTCGTCGGCCGGGAGGTCACCGTCGACGTGGCCGAGTCGGTCGTCGTCCCGGATGTCATGGTGGCCAGGGGACCGCGGAAGCCCAGATACCGCAGGAGGAACCCGAAGATTGAGGAGTTGGCCCTGGCCATCGAGGTCGCCGACACCACGCTCGCTCGAGACCGTCGACTGAAGGTCCCCTTCTACCTGGAGGCCGGCGTCCCCATCGTCTGGGTCGTGAATGTCGGAGAATCTCGCATCGAGGTCTATACGCCAGCCGGAAGCCATGATTCCCCGAATGTTTATGGCTTGAAAGACTCCGTGCCTGTCACTCTCGACGGCGTGACACTCGGAGAAATCGCGGTCGCGACTTTCTTCGATTGA